One region of Emys orbicularis isolate rEmyOrb1 chromosome 4, rEmyOrb1.hap1, whole genome shotgun sequence genomic DNA includes:
- the CABP4 gene encoding calcium-binding protein 4, translating to MPHKRPDEVESEKRKGGQDLNKGGQAPPKEEEEPKASKSPGSESRRSSHSSHGRKHGKKHHADANKAYSPFLNTVFGRERDLSPVELDELLDAFKEFDTDQDGFVSYKDLGACMRTMGYMPTEMELIEISQHIKMRMGGRVDFEDFVEMMGPKLREETAHMVGVRELKIAFRELDRNGDGEISSTELKDALLALLGEQVPLPEVEEILRDVDLNGDGHVDFDEFVMMLSSR from the exons ATGCCCCACAAGCGGCCTGACGAGGTCGAGTCGGAGAAACGCAAAGGGGGACAGGACCTGAATAAGGGGGGGCAGGCGCCCcctaaggaggaggaggagcccaaAGCCAGCAAGAGCCCCGGCTCCGAGTCGCGCCGCAGCTCCCACTCCAGCCACGGGCGCAAGCATGGCAAGAAGCATCACGCCGACGCCAACAAGGCCTACTCGCCCTTCCTCAACACTGTCTTCGGCAGG GAGCGGGATCTGTCCCCAGTAGAACTGGATG AGCTGCTGGATGCCTTCAAGGAGTTTGACACGGACCAGGATGGCTTCGTGAGCTACAAGGACCTGGGCGCCTGCATGCGCACCATGGGCTACATGCCCACCGAGATGGAGCTCATCGAGATCTCCCAGCACATCAAGatgagga TGGGTGGGCGCGTGGACTTTGAGGACTTTGTGGAGATGATGGGTCCGAAGCTGCGTGAGGAGACCGCCCACATGGTGGGGGTGCGTGAGCTCAAGATTGCCTTCCGTGAG ttggACAGGAACGGGGACGGGGAGATCAGCAGCACAGAGCTGAAGGACGCCCTCCTGgccctgctgggggagcaggTCCCGCTGCCGGAGGTGGAGGAGATCCTGCGCGATGTTGACCTCAATGGGGACGGCCATGTGGACTTTGACG AGTTTGTGATGATGTTGAGCTCCCGCTAA